The DNA window GACGAGGAATCGGAATGGAATGATGTATTTTCAAAGCCATTATTCTTTGTTATgcttttttcattttcgaaCTGGTCAACAGTCAAAGCATCATTGATATCGTCAGCAATTTCATTCTTACTTTCCAAACTAATTCCTAAGGAATCCAATTGAAGGAATTTGCCAtcattttcctttgatTCCTCATTATGTTGATTGTCAGTCTCCATACTTTCGTTATAGATGGTTTCCTCATCATTATAGACATGTTTAAATCCATTTTCTCTTCTATCATgatctcttcttttctcttctaaCTTGCTTAACTTAAAATTATGATTTTGTcttattttataaaatcttgaatttttgcctgcaatcaaattcttattaatgTTACCACAACGATCTTTACCATAATTTATCACTAAACCATTGTAACGTTCatcaaacttttcattgaatCTGTCAAAATCATTTGTTGCTTCTTCTACTAACTTGATAGCTGAACTAATGTTCATAAAATTCACCCAACAACAGTGACTATCAGAAAGataattgatttgttcTGTGGGGCCATATGAACTGAAATCTATTCTCAATTGTTCAGGATCTGGtagtttgaatttttcatgataCTCTTTAAATTCAGGATCATTAATGtatttatctttgaaagCAAATTCAGGCAAACTCACATACACATTTCTACTAGCCCCAATGGTGACAGCTAGTGCGATAGATTTTGGTAAGGGACCCGAATAATTACCCCATCCTAATTTAAGTGTGTTGCCATGTAATACAATAGGATCAATGAACGCATTTGCATAAAATTGTACAGCAGCCGCTGCTTCGATGAAAGTTACGAAACAGATATGCTTGgattcaataaatttaatgcTTTGTAAAATACCACCACGGACAACGTTACAAATATCTTCTGCCTTTGATCTCGGGTTGATGTTACCAATATATATTGTTCTATTACCGGCATCACTACCCATTGCAGATGCAACTTTTGCGGAAGTActtaattgattttctaaTGAGTCAGTTATTGGATGGATAAAAGAATTGGATCTAAATGGTGCCTCCTGAATTTGAGTATTTTGATCCATATAGAAACTTTGAGAAGGAATCAACATCGGCGTGTTCGAAATGAATGTTCCGTTTCCAGAAAGCATAGTGGAAGAACTATTCATCATATCAATACCTTCAAAAGACGGCGACAtatcatttatatatatttcttgTGTTCTTGGCGTACCCGGTATTTGATCCAATTGAGTTGGTACTGAAATAGTCACGTTTGGTAGATGATCTGTACTAAAATTAAATTCTGGTTCAGGATAATCCCTCGGTAGAATATCGAGagaaatatctttcaattttattccTTTCAATTTATCGGCTATTGATATTACTTCTTCGTCGATGGATACGGAAGATTCTGATGATAATAGACTGTTTATACTATTTTTATGAAAAAATGTACtgccattattattttggttATTATTACCTTCTGATGAAACAGAACTTTGAATATTTGTAGCGGATGATAATGCAGAAGAGTTATTCATTACGTTATTTTCTATCAACGGTTGAATTGTAACGAAGGAgcattttccaatattaaGTTTCGAAGAGATAACTTGAATATAATCCATTATTTCAATTGCCATAGTGatattcaagaaagatAGAATTGCATaatttttaccaaattctttatttgatttatcgGTACTAACCAAATCAATAGATTCCAGGACGtatcttttattttcatctgttcgtaaaatttcattcaatatcttttcGAAcaattgttctttttccAGTATTAGACTATCATTTTCGTTAGAACAAAGCTCTATGGCTAAAGACCTTGTTGCATCTCTTGTGACTATGTTAAATTCCAAGGAAGGTCCTTGATTATCCCTGGTGgttttattatatttcagtgatacaaaatttaaatttagtGATTCAGAGTTTAAGTgttttttaaattcttttaatcTTTGCAATACATTATTATAGAAATCTAGACATATGTGGCGTGATAGAAAACTTAATATAATGTCGCATGtatttgaatcatttttattagGGACGAGGTAAATACTTTCAATGGAATTATTTTTAACGAAGTTTGTGATAAAAGAATGTAAATTAATTGCATTATCTACATTTTCAAACAGAAGTGATCTCGTTCTATAAGCATCATCACCCTTTGGCAATATAACGTAGGAAATATTTATTGGTTctgtaaataatttttccaaaatttccttattattgttattattattgctgTTATTAGTTGTAGGGTTATTTATAATAAaacttttccttttttctGAGAAGCGAGATGATCTAGAAGAAATTGGTCTATTTGACACTTTAAAAAAGGACTTTCTTGGAGTACTACtgccattattattattagtattaaaCTGCTGttgtaaaaaatattgttgttgtggGGTTGGTACATTTGGTGAAGATATAAATGGTGAACCCATTAATAAATGTGAAGGTAACAATGTAGCACCATAAGCAGTATCGAATGGTGTTGGAGGTGCATTTGGTAATGGTGAACCTTTATAATAAGTTTGCTGGAAATGagtggaagaagaaaggGGTGGTGGGAAAGTCGCACCGTAAGGTTGTTCGAATTGAGGATACGACATTAATGGATTGGTGGTATCAAAAGCAGAATAATATTGATCCTGAGCAGGCTGCTGCGATTGATATATATGAAACCCACTATTTTTCCTCGAATAAGATGGTCTCATCATATGGTTGGGCTCTTTTAAGTATGTTtgatttaaaaataaaacaaatgaaaaaaaagaaaatcagttgtttttgttttctcGAATAATCCTCTCTCTGTCAACTTAGAGaattttgttttgtttattttgCGGATACAGAAGGGCcaaataacaaaaaaaaaaaaaatcaataatgcAGCGAAATCTAAAAAAAGACTGAATAGTTTAATGAATTCCCAACTGgtgagaaaaaaaaataatacgtatattattattatgcGTATTCTTGTAAAGCG is part of the Kazachstania africana CBS 2517 chromosome 1, complete genome genome and encodes:
- the NAB6 gene encoding Nab6p (similar to Saccharomyces cerevisiae NAB6 (YML117W); ancestral locus Anc_8.844), whose translation is MMRPSYSRKNSGFHIYQSQQPAQDQYYSAFDTTNPLMSYPQFEQPYGATFPPPLSSSTHFQQTYYKGSPLPNAPPTPFDTAYGATLLPSHLLMGSPFISSPNVPTPQQQYFLQQQFNTNNNNGSSTPRKSFFKVSNRPISSRSSRFSEKRKSFIINNPTTNNSNNNNNNKEILEKLFTEPINISYVILPKGDDAYRTRSLLFENVDNAINLHSFITNFVKNNSIESIYLVPNKNDSNTCDIILSFLSRHICLDFYNNVLQRLKEFKKHLNSESLNLNFVSLKYNKTTRDNQGPSLEFNIVTRDATRSLAIELCSNENDSLILEKEQLFEKILNEILRTDENKRYVLESIDLVSTDKSNKEFGKNYAILSFLNITMAIEIMDYIQVISSKLNIGKCSFVTIQPLIENNVMNNSSALSSATNIQSSVSSEGNNNQNNNGSTFFHKNSINSLLSSESSVSIDEEVISIADKLKGIKLKDISLDILPRDYPEPEFNFSTDHLPNVTISVPTQLDQIPGTPRTQEIYINDMSPSFEGIDMMNSSSTMLSGNGTFISNTPMLIPSQSFYMDQNTQIQEAPFRSNSFIHPITDSLENQLSTSAKVASAMGSDAGNRTIYIGNINPRSKAEDICNVVRGGILQSIKFIESKHICFVTFIEAAAAVQFYANAFIDPIVLHGNTLKLGWGNYSGPLPKSIALAVTIGASRNVYVSLPEFAFKDKYINDPEFKEYHEKFKLPDPEQLRIDFSSYGPTEQINYLSDSHCCWVNFMNISSAIKLVEEATNDFDRFNEKFDERYNGLVINYGKDRCGNINKNLIAGKNSRFYKIRQNHNFKLSKLEEKRRDHDRRENGFKHVYNDEETIYNESMETDNQHNEESKENDGKFLQLDSLGISLESKNEIADDINDALTVDQFENEKSITKNNGFENTSFHSDSSSDIELIINSPNSLRTKDNDVLDSEKIINSANTTNRTGNANGYKNDYTKNRNDGMRNNRSRNRSRYSRTIPGSDVMAQYLAQLQHSTFMYAANILGASGEEEYYDEAELPTVNED